A genomic segment from Lignipirellula cremea encodes:
- a CDS encoding MoaD/ThiS family protein encodes MKILVINNDGGGFADYVDVADGTTVAQLFERQIGSTKPSHYLIRVNRQPCPGDQVLREGDRISITPTKIEGANS; translated from the coding sequence ATGAAGATTCTGGTCATCAACAACGACGGTGGCGGATTCGCTGACTACGTGGACGTCGCCGACGGCACGACAGTCGCCCAACTGTTCGAGCGTCAAATCGGCTCCACCAAGCCGAGTCACTATCTGATCCGCGTCAATCGTCAGCCGTGCCCGGGAGATCAAGTTTTGCGTGAAGGCGATCGCATCTCCATCACGCCGACGAAGATCGAGGGCGCGAACTCGTAG
- a CDS encoding AAA family ATPase, producing the protein MTLSERLAENVRACFAGIWIQSLEHEDALLEIARLCHSEQWKMATWDIDLGLRLPGGTDSDTTDMAGSDPLAAVRALSAMSDDATPSLLVLVNFHRFLNSAEVVQAVARQIVQGKNNRTFVVILSPVVQIPTELEKLIVCIEHEMPDRDQIEEIARGVATEEGELPDGADLERVLDAACGLTRYEAEGAFSLSLVRHGHVEPSSIWELKSQTLTKSGLLSLHRGRESFADLGGLESLKAFCLRAMRPHQGSTRALKPRGVLLLGVPGTGKSALCKALGNETGRPTLTLDVGALMGSLVGQTEERTRRALRIVDAMQPAVVFVDEVEKALSGVAGSGQTDSGVSARMFGSLLSWLNDHESDVFVVCTANDVTKLPPEFCRAERFDGLFFLDLPSKEQKRTIWRMYLDLFGIEADQRLPDDQLWTGAEIRACCRLAALLDVPLVQAAQNIVPVAVTAAESVDQLRNWASGRCLSADKSGIYTNTSGSPGKSRRKIPRDPSVN; encoded by the coding sequence ATGACGCTTTCAGAGCGGCTGGCGGAGAACGTGCGCGCGTGCTTCGCCGGCATTTGGATTCAGAGCTTAGAACACGAGGACGCGCTACTGGAAATCGCGCGGCTGTGCCACAGCGAGCAATGGAAGATGGCAACCTGGGATATCGACCTGGGATTGCGGCTACCGGGCGGCACGGACAGCGACACCACTGATATGGCAGGATCCGATCCGCTGGCCGCAGTCCGAGCATTGAGTGCGATGTCGGACGACGCAACTCCGTCGCTGTTGGTGCTCGTCAACTTCCATCGGTTTCTGAACTCGGCCGAGGTTGTTCAGGCCGTAGCCCGGCAAATTGTGCAGGGCAAGAATAACCGCACGTTCGTCGTGATTCTGTCCCCAGTGGTACAGATTCCGACGGAGTTAGAAAAACTGATCGTCTGCATCGAACACGAGATGCCCGATCGCGATCAAATCGAAGAGATCGCCCGCGGCGTGGCCACCGAGGAAGGCGAATTGCCCGACGGAGCGGACTTGGAGCGTGTGCTCGACGCGGCTTGCGGACTCACGCGCTACGAAGCCGAAGGAGCTTTCAGTCTTTCGCTGGTACGGCATGGACACGTCGAACCGTCATCGATCTGGGAACTCAAGTCGCAGACGCTGACCAAAAGCGGTCTGCTTTCCCTGCACCGCGGGCGCGAATCATTCGCCGATCTCGGGGGACTCGAATCGTTGAAGGCATTTTGCCTGCGCGCGATGCGACCACACCAAGGCAGCACACGGGCACTCAAGCCGCGAGGCGTGTTGCTACTGGGCGTGCCGGGCACAGGCAAGAGCGCGCTTTGCAAAGCGCTCGGCAATGAGACTGGCAGGCCGACGCTGACGCTCGACGTCGGCGCCTTGATGGGTTCGCTTGTCGGCCAAACCGAAGAACGCACGCGACGGGCGCTGCGCATCGTCGATGCCATGCAACCGGCCGTGGTCTTCGTCGATGAAGTCGAAAAGGCACTCAGCGGCGTGGCCGGCTCCGGCCAAACCGATAGCGGCGTTTCGGCACGGATGTTTGGTTCGTTGCTCTCGTGGCTCAACGATCATGAGTCGGATGTGTTCGTCGTTTGCACGGCGAACGATGTCACGAAACTGCCGCCGGAGTTCTGTCGCGCGGAACGCTTTGACGGTTTGTTCTTTCTCGACTTGCCCAGCAAGGAACAGAAGCGAACCATCTGGCGAATGTATCTCGATCTGTTCGGCATCGAGGCCGATCAGCGTCTACCCGACGATCAATTGTGGACCGGCGCAGAGATTCGCGCCTGTTGTCGTCTCGCGGCTTTGCTCGACGTGCCGCTGGTGCAGGCTGCCCAGAATATTGTGCCGGTTGCGGTCACAGCAGCCGAATCGGTCGATCAATTGCGGAACTGGGCCAGCGGTCGCTGCCTGTCGGCAGACAAGTCAGGCATCTACACCAACACGAGCGGCTCACCAGGCAAGTCGCGGCGGAAGATTCCCCGCGATCCCAGTGTCAACTAA